A genome region from Gallus gallus isolate bGalGal1 chromosome 9, bGalGal1.mat.broiler.GRCg7b, whole genome shotgun sequence includes the following:
- the P2RY13 gene encoding P2Y purinoceptor 13 produces MGDFANESTSSNSSGAPTSAPCQRDTAVTHVLFPVLYTLVFLLGLTLNSLAIWAFFHIPSTSTFVVYLKNTLVSDFIMTLMLPLKILTDSGLGPWQLKAFVCRFSAVIFYDTMYISIVLLGLIAFDRFLKIVRPFGKFWVQQLSSAKILVGLVWLFFLALSVPNMILSNKKATPQSVKKCALLKSYLGLKWHEAVNYICQFVFWTVLILMLLFYVIIAKKVYESYLKTQKKESKKKPRVKGKVFIIFTVFFFCFAPFHFSRVPYTLSQTTTRMDCRLQNQLFVAKESTLWLAATNTCMDPLIYIFLCKPFLEKILCGKVSTLQRTAHVNPRTELDTGTLAIES; encoded by the coding sequence ATGGGAGACTTTGCAAACGAGAGCACCAGCAGTAACTCCAGCGGAGCGCCCACCTCCGCGCCGTGCCAGCGCGACACCGCCGTGACCCACGTGCTCTTCCCAGTGCTCTACACGCTTGTCTTCCTGCTGGGACTCACGCTGAACAGCCTGGCTATCTGGGCTTTCTTCCATATTCCAAGCACATCGACTTTTGTGGTCTACCTGAAAAATACCTTAGTATCTGATTTTATAATGACTCTGATGCTTCCTCTGAAAATCCTCACAGACTCTGGCCTGGGACCGTGGCAGCTGAAGGCCTTTGTCTGTCGCTTTTCAGCTGTAATATTTTATGACACCATGTATATTAGCATAGTGCTCCTCGGTCTCATTGCTTTTGATAGGTTTCTCAAGATCGTGAGACCTTTCGGGAAGTTCTGGGTGCAACAACTGAGCTCAGCAAAGATCCTTGTGGGTCTGGTCTGGCTCTTCTTCCTGGCTCTCTCTGTGCCAAACATGATCTTATCGAACAAGAAAGCAACACCGCAGTCGGTGAAGAAGTGTGCCTTGCTGAAGAGCTACCTTGGACTCAAATGGCACGAAGCTGTCAATTACATCTGCCAGTTTGTCTTCTGGACCGTTCTCATTCTTATGCTTCTATTTTATGTAATTATTGCCAAAAAGGTGTATGAGTCTtacttaaaaacacaaaagaaagaaagcaaaaagaaaccaagGGTCAAGGGGAAAGTATTCATCATTTTCACCGTGTTCTTCTTCTGCTTTGCCCCCTTCCATTTCAGCAGGGTTCCCTACACCCTGAGTCAAACGACAACCCGGATGGACTGCCGCCTGCAGAACCAGCTTTTTGTCGCCAAGGAGAGCACTCTTTGGCTGGCTGCCACGAACACCTGCATGGATCCTTTGATATACATTTTCTTGTGCAAACCATTCCTAGAGAAGATACTATGCGGGAAAGTAAGCACGCTTCAGAGAACAGCTCACGTGAACCCGAGAACCGAACTGGACACAGGAACCTTGGCCATCGAATCTTGA
- the P2RY12 gene encoding P2Y purinoceptor 12, which yields MQTKATSNFSYSINGSNCTSDNRIRQVIFPLLYTLLFLVGLTMNGLAMWVFFKISSKSNFIIFLKNTVISDILMILTFPFKILSDAQLVPWVLRGFVCQVSQVVFYFTMYISILFLGLITIDRYQKATSPFRTSTTRSLLGAKILSTAIWILMFILSLPNMILTNKKKTPTNVKKCALLKSEFGLVWHEAVNYICQLIFWVNLIVIVVCYILISKELYKSYQRTRCTGRPSRKSVNLKVFIIIAVFFICFVPFHFTRIPYTLSQTRNVFDCSAVNTLFYLKESTLWLTSLNACLDPFIYFFLCKSFRKSLLGMLCKHTASPELQAQIAVQNERDDTEDTPV from the coding sequence atgcaaacaaaagccACAAGCAACTTCAGCTACTCTATCAATGGCAGCAACTGCACCAGCGATAACAGAATCAGACAGGTCATCTTCCCTCTGCTTTACACTCTTCTCTTCCTGGTGGGTCTCACTATGAATGGCCTGGCAATGTGGGTCTTCTTCAAAATATCAAGTAAATCCAATTTCATCATCTTCCTCAAGAATACTGTCATTTCTGACATCCTCATGATTCTgacatttccatttaaaatccTCAGCGATGCACAGTTGGTACCGTGGGTGCTGAGAGGATTTGTGTGCCAGGTCAGCCAGGTCGTATTTTACTTCACCATGTACATCAGCATCTTGTTTCTCGGGCTGATTACCATCGATCGCTATCAGAAAGCCACCTCACCGTTCAGAACATCAACCACAAGGAGCCTTCTAGGTGCCAAGATCCTCTCCACGGCCATTTGGATACTGATGTTTATTCTTTCATTACCCAACATGATTctaacaaacaagaaaaaaactccTACGAACGTAAAGAAGTGCGCTCTCTTGAAATCTGAGTTTGGCTTAGTCTGGCACGAAGCCGTAAACTACATCTGCCAACTTATCTTCTGGGTTAATCTAATAGTCATAGTTGTATGCTACATACTTATAAGCAAAGAACTGTATAAGTCCTATCAGAGGACCAGATGCACGGGAAGACCATCCAGAAAGTCTGTAAATCTGAAGGTTTTTATCATAATTGCAGtgttctttatttgttttgtgcCATTCCACTTTACCAGAATTCCCTACACTTTGAGCCaaacaagaaatgtttttgaCTGTTCTGCAGTGAACACCTTGTTTTACTTAAAGGAGAGCACGCTGTGGCTGACATCGCTAAATGCTTGCCTAGATCCATTCATTTACTTCTTCCTTTGCAAGTCGTTTCGAAAGTCCTTGCTAGGCATGCTGTGCAAGCACACCGCGTCGCCAGAACTCCAAGCACAGATAGCAGTGCAGAATGAAAGAGACGACACTGAGGATACCCCAGTTTAG